A portion of the Streptomyces coeruleoprunus genome contains these proteins:
- a CDS encoding Lrp/AsnC family transcriptional regulator, producing the protein MTGYSPDATDWRILEALQDQGRASFTELARAVSMSASAVTERVRRMEEAGVIAGYTAVVEPERLGLPIMAFVRLRYPNGNYKPFHDLLDATPEILEAHHVTGDDCFVLKVAARSMGHLEEISGKVGTLGSVTTSVVYSSPLPRRPISR; encoded by the coding sequence ATGACGGGATATTCACCGGACGCCACCGACTGGCGCATCCTGGAGGCCCTGCAGGACCAGGGCCGGGCGAGCTTCACCGAGCTGGCGCGTGCCGTGTCCATGTCGGCGAGCGCGGTCACGGAACGCGTGCGCAGGATGGAGGAGGCCGGGGTGATAGCCGGGTACACGGCGGTCGTCGAGCCGGAGCGCCTCGGACTGCCGATCATGGCTTTTGTCCGGTTGCGGTATCCGAACGGCAACTACAAGCCGTTCCACGATCTGCTGGACGCGACTCCGGAGATCCTGGAGGCGCACCACGTCACGGGCGACGACTGCTTCGTGCTGAAGGTCGCCGCCCGGTCGATGGGGCACCTGGAGGAGATTTCCGGAAAGGTGGGGACGCTGGGCTCGGTGACGACCAGCGTCGTCTACTCCTCTCCCCTGCCGCGCCGCCCGATCAGTCGCTGA
- a CDS encoding GNAT family N-acetyltransferase, with amino-acid sequence MTSAKYARRHHHWRRDLVELAALFTAVAVADAIANTIAHGPDGPYLLIASAVVLAATATFHTWWARRHSHAPPASDPGGVRGADPGGVPGAEEAAPGTPSEPGTVKTVLWRMRTTVRDEPGSLAALCGALAGLGVDILTLQTHPLAEGTVDEFLLRAPEDVQASRLTRQVSAAGGTRTWIERADAHDLVDTPTRVLGLATRTALDAAELPLALRQLLGRCTIHSVPAVSLSGRPTGQTAPVEGALEDGETVMRLRDPHGGVIVVERPYLPFTPTEFARARALVELDARLGPRVPRGEDVLTLPEGNEITVRRADQNDLAAARAMHDRCSDHTLGMRYHGPVLDADRYLNHLLSPRFGRTLAVETASGRLVALGHLLWDGDETEVALLVEDSWQRRGIGSELLSRLVGLAVEAGCESVYAVTQSSNTGMVAAMRALNLPLDYQIEEGTLVITARLRSAALSTERRESSAASESAERHAGRTGRHGPTEG; translated from the coding sequence ATGACTTCTGCGAAGTACGCCCGCCGTCACCACCACTGGCGGCGGGACCTCGTCGAGCTGGCAGCCCTGTTCACCGCCGTGGCGGTCGCCGATGCGATCGCGAACACGATCGCGCACGGTCCCGACGGGCCGTATCTGCTGATCGCCTCGGCGGTGGTGCTGGCTGCCACGGCCACGTTCCACACCTGGTGGGCACGCCGCCACAGCCATGCGCCGCCGGCCTCGGATCCCGGGGGCGTACGGGGCGCGGATCCCGGGGGCGTACCGGGCGCGGAGGAGGCGGCGCCCGGTACGCCCTCCGAGCCGGGCACGGTGAAGACGGTGCTGTGGCGGATGCGGACCACCGTGCGCGACGAACCCGGCAGCCTGGCCGCGTTGTGCGGTGCCCTCGCCGGGCTGGGCGTGGACATCCTGACGCTCCAGACGCACCCGCTGGCCGAGGGCACCGTCGACGAGTTCCTGCTGCGCGCGCCCGAGGACGTGCAGGCGTCCCGGCTCACCCGGCAGGTGTCGGCGGCCGGAGGCACCCGTACGTGGATCGAGCGCGCCGACGCGCACGACCTCGTGGACACGCCCACCCGCGTCCTGGGGCTGGCCACCCGCACCGCGCTGGACGCGGCCGAACTGCCGCTGGCGCTGCGCCAGTTGCTGGGCCGCTGCACGATCCACTCCGTTCCCGCGGTCTCGCTGAGCGGCCGCCCCACGGGCCAGACCGCGCCCGTCGAGGGCGCTCTGGAGGACGGTGAGACGGTGATGCGGCTGCGCGACCCGCACGGCGGCGTGATCGTCGTCGAGCGGCCGTACCTGCCGTTCACGCCCACCGAGTTCGCCCGGGCCCGCGCCCTGGTGGAGCTGGACGCCCGGCTGGGGCCGCGCGTCCCGCGCGGCGAGGACGTGCTGACGCTCCCCGAGGGCAACGAGATCACCGTCCGCCGCGCCGACCAGAACGACCTCGCAGCCGCCCGCGCCATGCACGACCGCTGCTCGGACCACACCCTCGGCATGCGCTACCACGGGCCGGTCCTGGACGCGGACCGGTATCTGAACCATCTGCTGAGCCCGCGGTTCGGCCGTACCCTCGCCGTCGAGACGGCGTCCGGCCGGCTCGTGGCCCTGGGCCATCTGCTGTGGGACGGCGACGAGACCGAGGTCGCCCTGCTCGTGGAGGACAGCTGGCAGCGCCGCGGGATCGGCTCGGAGTTGCTGAGCCGGCTCGTGGGGCTCGCCGTCGAGGCCGGTTGCGAGAGCGTCTACGCCGTGACCCAGTCGTCCAACACGGGCATGGTCGCCGCCATGCGGGCGCTGAACCTGCCCCTTGACTACCAGATCGAGGAGGGCACCCTGGTGATCACCGCCCGTCTGCGGAGCGCGGCGCTCTCCACCGAGCGGCGCGAGTCCTCGGCGGCGAGCGAGTCGGCCGAGCGGCACGCCGGCCGGACCGGTCGCCATGGCCCCACCGAGGGCTGA
- a CDS encoding DUF885 domain-containing protein, with protein MPDTPISALPRQVADAFVDDLVELDPITGTYLGVRESSGLLPDFSPAGQEELAGLLRRTLARLDEAERRPGADGDAERRCARLLRERLTAELAVHEAGEGLRTVSNMRSPAHSVRLAFTVMPSETDEDWAAVAERLRAVPAALEGYRESLELGLERGLTGGPRATATFVDQLTEWGGGDEGTRRGWFEEFVTAGPAGLRVELDTAARGATAALASLRDWMRDVYAPAIKDAPDAVGRERYARWSRYFNGTDFNLDEAYAYGWEEYHRLLGEMKKEAEKILPGSGPWEALAHLDEHGTHIEGVEETRVWLQGLMDEAIETLDGTHFELAERVRKVESRIAPPGSAAAPYYTGPSEDFSRPGRTWLPVNGETRFPVYDLVSTWYHEGVPGHHLQLAQWAHVADRLSRYQATVGIVSANAEGWALYAERLMDELGFLPDAERRLGYLDAQMMRACRVIVDIGMHLALEIPAHSPFHPGERWTPELAQEFFQQHSSRPPAYVESEMIRYLSMPAQAIGYKLGERAWLLGRENARRAHGDAFDAKNWHMAALSLGPLGLDDLVDELSRL; from the coding sequence ATGCCAGATACCCCCATCAGCGCTCTTCCCCGCCAGGTCGCGGACGCCTTCGTCGACGATCTCGTAGAGCTCGACCCCATCACCGGCACTTATCTGGGTGTCAGGGAGAGTTCCGGCCTCCTGCCCGACTTCTCCCCCGCCGGCCAGGAGGAACTGGCCGGACTTCTGCGCAGGACGCTCGCCCGGCTGGACGAGGCCGAGCGCCGCCCGGGTGCCGACGGCGACGCCGAGCGGCGCTGCGCGCGCCTGCTGCGGGAGCGCCTGACCGCCGAGCTGGCCGTCCACGAGGCGGGCGAGGGCCTGCGCACCGTCAGCAACATGCGCTCTCCGGCGCACAGCGTGCGCCTCGCCTTCACCGTGATGCCCAGCGAGACGGACGAGGACTGGGCGGCCGTGGCGGAGCGGCTGCGGGCGGTGCCCGCCGCGCTCGAGGGGTACCGGGAGTCCCTGGAACTGGGCCTGGAGCGGGGTCTGACGGGTGGACCGAGGGCCACGGCCACCTTCGTCGATCAGCTGACCGAGTGGGGAGGGGGCGACGAGGGGACGCGGCGCGGCTGGTTCGAGGAGTTCGTGACGGCGGGCCCCGCCGGCCTGCGCGTGGAGCTGGACACGGCGGCGCGCGGCGCCACGGCCGCGCTGGCCTCGCTGCGCGACTGGATGCGCGACGTGTACGCGCCGGCCATCAAGGACGCCCCGGACGCCGTGGGCCGTGAGCGGTACGCCCGCTGGTCGCGGTACTTCAACGGCACGGACTTCAACCTGGACGAGGCGTACGCCTACGGCTGGGAGGAGTACCACCGGCTGCTCGGCGAGATGAAGAAGGAAGCCGAGAAGATCCTCCCGGGCTCCGGGCCGTGGGAGGCACTGGCCCATCTCGACGAGCACGGGACGCACATCGAGGGCGTCGAGGAGACCCGGGTCTGGCTCCAGGGGCTGATGGACGAGGCGATCGAGACGCTGGACGGCACCCACTTCGAACTCGCCGAGCGGGTACGGAAGGTGGAGTCCCGGATCGCGCCTCCGGGCAGCGCGGCGGCGCCGTACTACACGGGCCCGTCGGAGGACTTCTCGCGGCCGGGCCGCACCTGGCTCCCGGTCAACGGCGAGACCCGCTTCCCGGTGTACGACCTGGTGTCGACCTGGTACCACGAGGGCGTTCCCGGCCACCACCTGCAGCTGGCGCAGTGGGCGCACGTCGCGGACCGGCTCTCGCGCTACCAGGCGACGGTCGGCATCGTGAGCGCCAACGCCGAGGGCTGGGCGCTCTACGCGGAGCGTCTCATGGACGAGCTGGGCTTCCTGCCGGACGCCGAGCGTCGCCTCGGGTACCTGGACGCGCAGATGATGCGGGCCTGCCGGGTGATCGTGGACATCGGCATGCACCTGGCGCTGGAGATCCCCGCGCACTCGCCGTTCCACCCGGGCGAGCGGTGGACGCCGGAGCTGGCGCAGGAGTTCTTCCAGCAGCACAGCAGCAGGCCGCCGGCGTACGTCGAGAGCGAGATGATCCGCTATCTGTCGATGCCGGCGCAGGCGATCGGCTACAAGCTGGGTGAGCGGGCCTGGCTGCTGGGGCGGGAGAACGCGCGCAGGGCGCACGGTGACGCGTTCGACGCGAAGAACTGGCACATGGCGGCGCTGTCGCTGGGGCCGCTGGGTCTCGACGACCTCGTCGACGAGTTGTCACGGCTCTGA
- a CDS encoding SWIM zinc finger family protein, which yields MTRSVQALAYSRPSALESSQAGRSLGLETSGGTTPTGVEAHPRFFAGFLTSPQIAARGLLAVADVAAARYFQRLRPASLDPVVTGNGDRLRFESFSGCNGVYARLDVLREGLDGAETGHGTTNVDVNNPLREALSRLTGDDPLHLRVGPEELAVTTLGGSVVEKKVPLPDRWLRGFAEAQVACAGFDLRAELSAAEAVRFLRSLPRGAGAGARAPLWVVPAGRSLRPTTRPVAGAVCLPGPERLVALQRVLRHATGLRVYGPVVDGSVPATASAWEVTLPGMRLTLTLSPDAGRGFSGEGGVLEALATDEAAQDAELVSVLLAWEPRIDPADLAAQAGLPVERVRAALTRLGSAGRVGYDVADAAYFHRELPYDADRVERHNPRLVAARELAASGAVDVAGDVATVASGERRYQVRESGGALSCTCQWWADYRGRRGPCKHALAVRMVRRGTTVAGGAR from the coding sequence ATGACGCGATCCGTGCAGGCACTCGCCTATTCCCGCCCGTCCGCCCTGGAGTCCTCGCAGGCCGGACGGTCCCTCGGCCTGGAGACGTCGGGCGGTACGACGCCCACCGGCGTCGAGGCCCATCCCCGTTTCTTCGCCGGGTTCCTGACCTCGCCGCAGATAGCGGCGCGGGGTCTGCTCGCGGTGGCCGACGTGGCTGCCGCGCGCTACTTCCAGCGGCTGCGCCCGGCGTCGCTGGACCCGGTCGTGACGGGCAACGGCGACCGGCTGCGGTTCGAGTCGTTCTCCGGCTGCAACGGGGTGTACGCGCGGCTCGACGTGCTGCGCGAGGGGCTCGACGGTGCCGAAACGGGGCACGGCACGACGAACGTGGACGTCAACAACCCGCTGCGGGAGGCGCTTTCACGGCTGACCGGTGACGATCCGCTCCACCTGCGCGTGGGGCCCGAGGAGTTGGCGGTGACGACGCTGGGCGGCAGCGTCGTGGAGAAGAAGGTGCCGTTGCCGGACCGGTGGCTGCGGGGGTTCGCCGAGGCGCAGGTGGCGTGCGCGGGGTTCGACCTGCGGGCCGAACTCTCGGCCGCCGAGGCCGTGCGGTTCCTGCGGTCCCTGCCGCGGGGCGCCGGCGCGGGCGCGCGGGCTCCCCTGTGGGTGGTGCCGGCGGGGCGGTCGCTGCGGCCGACGACGCGTCCGGTGGCGGGCGCGGTGTGCCTTCCGGGTCCTGAGCGGCTGGTGGCGCTGCAGCGGGTGCTGCGGCATGCGACGGGGCTGCGGGTGTACGGGCCGGTGGTCGACGGGTCGGTGCCGGCGACGGCGAGCGCGTGGGAGGTGACGCTGCCGGGAATGCGGCTGACGCTCACGCTGTCGCCGGACGCGGGGCGCGGGTTCTCCGGCGAGGGCGGCGTCCTGGAGGCGCTGGCCACGGACGAGGCCGCGCAGGACGCCGAGCTGGTGTCGGTGCTGCTCGCGTGGGAGCCGAGGATCGACCCGGCCGACCTGGCGGCGCAGGCCGGTCTGCCGGTGGAGCGGGTGCGGGCCGCGCTGACCCGGCTCGGTTCGGCGGGGCGCGTGGGGTACGACGTGGCGGACGCCGCGTACTTCCACCGGGAGCTTCCGTACGACGCGGACCGGGTCGAGCGGCACAACCCGCGCCTGGTGGCGGCGCGGGAGCTGGCCGCATCGGGTGCCGTGGACGTCGCGGGCGACGTGGCGACCGTGGCCTCGGGCGAGCGGCGCTACCAGGTACGGGAGTCGGGCGGTGCGCTCAGTTGCACCTGCCAGTGGTGGGCGGATTACCGGGGCAGGCGCGGCCCGTGCAAGCACGCGCTGGCGGTGCGGATGGTGCGCCGTGGGACGACGGTCGCAGGGGGTGCGCGATGA
- a CDS encoding DUF6493 family protein gives MKELLDVVRQGRVKDVPELVRSLDRAGRKEALAELKELRGDVRGWGWGEWEKRRLVQRALLLAGGACQSGAAAAASWIAARDLRGWEEVPYTTLVGLLSDRDSKWLADVAHRLAARTATARTDYPLIRELVRLSGCEVPLSDGYVYGWVDAVTRSRGRSGLRELRTDPHTPLLVPRLFETSEVADALSWSEQWGPALVSLSQEGVVDRRVLVDGCVARLLRGGKSADLRFFLGLLRLLELTPQEERERTADWMGLAADAPSPVAGYAQEVLARLVLAGGLPARQLAEVSSSVLFRPEKKLVRAQLVLLGKALRQEPGAAGELLPVLSDVFGHEDTALQERALKLVGRHLASVDEESRGELAGAAALLSPVHRDLADEVFGPLLVTDDLASGPYEEILPPLPEPQRLAPPPETLAELVEEVAALLHGRDAGTDVVAREHALDGLVRFAHQDREALAEALAPCVADLWWHDDRTPDLTDLSDVALVVATLLGNVSPGRLQGAVRRQMEFPCRHGRLERIATVRAQEAALGVLTGPLPFLLATPTWHTGTVDPGELVGRLAEYRRLDLRPAECDFAQALLRVRRTGPGAAEAAGAAARLGTEEGDRLAAWLTGEESYGPGVRTVCEVPPPSWSIEPPMKRIAMATPERLVLQREFPAVFQPLGRPWDPGQRACYHWEDATAAWMAVLPEDREVLAAWLLPLAAACADDEQRGGTGFLTALAEAGGEAGPAVHLALAHGLGARHTEDRLVAVDALLVLAARGDLDAQRLGVDLAELVGIGTVKVNRAADALRTAAGTGAYSTVWRVLAGALPGLLADGEPPRGTGEILALAAECAERSGAAGATGTAAVPGLEALGSRRGSSQLVVQARRLANALRQSAEQTTTQMA, from the coding sequence ATGAAGGAACTGCTGGACGTGGTACGGCAGGGGCGGGTCAAGGACGTTCCGGAGCTGGTGCGGTCGCTGGACCGGGCGGGTCGCAAGGAGGCGCTCGCCGAGCTGAAGGAGCTGCGCGGCGACGTGCGCGGCTGGGGCTGGGGCGAGTGGGAGAAGCGCCGTCTGGTGCAGCGGGCGCTGCTGCTGGCGGGCGGGGCGTGCCAGAGCGGCGCCGCCGCCGCGGCTTCGTGGATCGCGGCTCGGGACCTGCGGGGCTGGGAGGAGGTGCCGTACACCACGCTGGTGGGGCTGCTCTCGGACCGGGACTCGAAGTGGCTCGCGGATGTGGCGCACCGGCTCGCGGCGCGCACCGCGACGGCCCGGACGGACTATCCGCTGATCCGTGAGCTGGTGCGGCTCTCCGGGTGCGAGGTTCCCCTGTCGGACGGCTATGTGTACGGCTGGGTGGACGCGGTCACGCGGTCCAGGGGCCGGAGCGGTCTGCGGGAGCTGCGCACCGATCCGCACACGCCGCTGCTGGTGCCCCGGCTCTTCGAGACGTCCGAGGTGGCCGACGCGCTGTCCTGGTCGGAGCAGTGGGGACCGGCGCTGGTCTCGCTGTCGCAGGAGGGCGTGGTGGACCGGCGGGTGCTGGTCGACGGCTGTGTGGCGCGTCTCCTCCGCGGTGGGAAGTCCGCCGACCTGCGCTTCTTCCTGGGCCTTTTGCGGCTGCTGGAGCTGACGCCGCAGGAGGAGCGGGAGCGTACGGCCGACTGGATGGGCCTGGCGGCGGACGCCCCGTCGCCGGTGGCCGGGTACGCCCAGGAGGTCCTCGCGCGGTTGGTCCTGGCGGGTGGGCTTCCGGCGCGGCAGCTGGCCGAGGTCTCGTCCTCTGTGCTGTTCCGGCCGGAGAAGAAGCTGGTCCGCGCGCAGTTGGTGCTGCTGGGGAAGGCGCTGCGGCAGGAGCCGGGGGCGGCCGGGGAGTTGCTGCCCGTGCTGTCCGATGTGTTCGGCCACGAGGACACGGCGCTGCAGGAGCGGGCCCTGAAGCTGGTGGGCCGGCATCTCGCCTCGGTGGACGAGGAGTCGCGCGGGGAACTGGCCGGGGCCGCGGCGCTGTTGAGCCCCGTGCACCGGGACCTCGCGGATGAGGTGTTCGGTCCGCTGCTGGTGACGGACGACCTGGCGAGCGGACCGTACGAGGAGATCCTGCCGCCGCTGCCGGAGCCGCAGCGTCTGGCGCCCCCGCCGGAGACGCTCGCGGAGCTGGTCGAGGAGGTGGCCGCCCTGCTGCACGGCCGTGACGCGGGCACCGACGTCGTCGCCCGGGAGCACGCCCTGGACGGCCTGGTGCGGTTCGCGCACCAGGACCGGGAGGCGCTGGCCGAGGCGCTGGCGCCGTGCGTGGCCGACCTGTGGTGGCACGACGACAGGACGCCGGACCTCACGGACCTGTCGGACGTCGCCCTCGTGGTGGCCACCCTGCTGGGCAACGTGAGCCCGGGCCGGCTCCAGGGGGCGGTGCGCCGGCAGATGGAGTTCCCCTGCCGGCACGGGCGGCTGGAGCGGATCGCGACCGTGCGGGCCCAGGAGGCGGCGCTGGGGGTCCTCACGGGGCCGCTGCCGTTCCTGCTGGCCACGCCCACCTGGCACACCGGGACAGTGGATCCCGGCGAGCTGGTCGGGCGGCTGGCGGAGTACCGGCGGCTGGACCTGCGCCCGGCGGAGTGCGACTTCGCGCAGGCGCTGCTGCGGGTCCGCAGGACGGGGCCGGGCGCGGCGGAGGCCGCGGGGGCCGCCGCGCGGCTGGGCACGGAGGAGGGCGACCGGCTCGCGGCGTGGCTCACCGGCGAGGAGTCGTACGGGCCGGGTGTGCGCACGGTGTGCGAAGTGCCCCCGCCGTCGTGGTCGATCGAACCGCCCATGAAGCGCATCGCGATGGCCACGCCCGAACGGCTGGTGCTCCAGCGGGAGTTCCCGGCGGTCTTCCAGCCTCTCGGCAGGCCCTGGGACCCGGGGCAGCGGGCCTGCTACCACTGGGAGGACGCGACGGCCGCGTGGATGGCCGTGCTGCCCGAGGACCGGGAGGTCCTCGCGGCGTGGCTGCTGCCGCTGGCGGCCGCGTGCGCGGACGACGAGCAGCGGGGCGGCACCGGGTTCCTGACGGCGCTCGCCGAGGCGGGCGGGGAGGCCGGGCCGGCGGTGCACCTGGCGCTCGCGCACGGGCTGGGCGCACGGCACACGGAGGACCGGCTGGTGGCCGTCGACGCGCTGCTGGTGCTGGCCGCACGGGGCGACCTGGACGCGCAGCGGCTGGGCGTCGACCTGGCCGAACTGGTGGGCATCGGCACCGTCAAGGTCAACCGGGCGGCCGACGCGCTGCGCACGGCCGCCGGGACGGGGGCGTACAGCACGGTGTGGCGGGTTCTCGCGGGCGCCCTGCCGGGGCTGCTCGCCGACGGGGAACCGCCGCGCGGGACGGGCGAGATACTGGCGCTGGCGGCCGAGTGCGCCGAGCGGTCCGGGGCAGCCGGTGCCACGGGCACGGCGGCCGTACCCGGGCTCGAAGCACTGGGGTCCCGCCGGGGCTCGTCGCAGCTGGTGGTGCAGGCACGGCGGCTGGCGAACGCTTTGCGACAGTCGGCCGAGCAGACCACGACACAAATGGCGTAA
- a CDS encoding rhodanese-like domain-containing protein — protein sequence MTTTPETAVTAPATGAPGPSASGTSASAVAVNPVLRVPPASPAAAAAYFAASLAFHADVSDVAAALAAGGDPGFVVVDSRSTESWDQGHIPGAVHLPTALIPEQAERFLDKSVPVVTYCWGPGCNGATRAALALAELGYQVKEMLGGFEYWAREGFAYETWEGTRRRDADPLTAPVGTDDCGC from the coding sequence ATGACAACGACTCCTGAGACCGCCGTGACCGCCCCCGCCACCGGCGCCCCCGGCCCGTCCGCCTCCGGCACTTCCGCCTCCGCCGTCGCCGTGAACCCCGTTCTGCGGGTGCCGCCGGCGTCGCCCGCCGCGGCCGCGGCCTACTTCGCGGCGAGCCTGGCGTTCCACGCCGATGTCTCCGACGTCGCCGCCGCGCTGGCCGCCGGCGGGGACCCCGGCTTCGTCGTCGTGGACTCCCGCTCCACCGAGTCCTGGGACCAGGGGCACATCCCCGGTGCGGTCCACCTGCCCACCGCGCTCATCCCCGAGCAGGCCGAACGGTTCCTGGACAAGTCGGTCCCGGTCGTCACGTACTGCTGGGGCCCCGGCTGCAACGGCGCCACCCGCGCCGCCCTGGCCCTCGCCGAACTCGGCTACCAGGTGAAGGAGATGCTCGGCGGCTTCGAGTACTGGGCGCGCGAGGGCTTCGCGTACGAGACGTGGGAGGGCACGCGCCGCCGGGACGCCGACCCGCTGACCGCCCCGGTCGGCACGGACGACTGCGGCTGCTGA
- a CDS encoding alpha/beta fold hydrolase: MAAEVSFRLESPQGPRTVSVRYERAGAGEPLLLLHGIGHHWQAWQPVLDILATEREVIAVDLPGFGASPALPDGLAYDLSTVVPVLAALCEALDIERPHVAGNSLGGLLALELGREKLVRSVTALSPAGFWTESERRYAFGTLRAMRAGARSLSLPMIERLSRSSAGRAALTGTIYARPGRRSPEAVVAEALALRGATGFHQTLAVGRDVLFTDDVPGLPVTIAWGSRDRLLLPRQGVRAKRAVPGARLVRLPGCGHVPMNDDPALVARVILDGSR, from the coding sequence ATGGCCGCAGAGGTCTCGTTCCGCTTGGAGTCCCCGCAGGGGCCCCGCACCGTGTCCGTGCGCTATGAACGGGCCGGCGCGGGTGAACCCCTGCTGCTGCTCCACGGCATAGGCCACCACTGGCAGGCGTGGCAGCCCGTGCTGGACATCCTCGCGACGGAGCGCGAGGTGATCGCCGTCGACCTGCCCGGCTTCGGGGCGTCGCCCGCGCTGCCGGACGGTCTGGCGTACGACCTGTCCACGGTCGTCCCCGTGCTCGCCGCGCTGTGCGAGGCCCTGGACATCGAGCGGCCGCACGTGGCGGGCAACTCGCTCGGCGGGCTCCTCGCCCTGGAGCTGGGCCGCGAGAAGCTGGTCCGTTCCGTGACCGCTCTGTCGCCCGCCGGCTTCTGGACGGAGAGCGAACGCCGGTACGCTTTCGGGACACTGCGGGCCATGCGCGCGGGCGCACGGTCCCTGTCGCTGCCGATGATCGAACGGCTCTCCCGTTCGTCCGCCGGGCGGGCCGCGCTGACGGGCACGATCTACGCCCGCCCCGGGCGGAGGTCACCCGAGGCGGTGGTCGCCGAGGCCCTGGCGCTGCGCGGCGCCACCGGTTTCCACCAGACGCTCGCTGTCGGACGGGACGTCCTGTTCACGGACGACGTCCCCGGGCTGCCGGTCACCATCGCGTGGGGCTCCCGCGACCGGCTGCTCCTGCCGCGGCAGGGCGTCCGCGCCAAGCGCGCCGTCCCGGGCGCCCGGCTCGTACGGCTCCCCGGTTGCGGACACGTCCCCATGAACGACGACCCGGCTCTCGTCGCCCGCGTGATCCTCGACGGCAGCCGCTGA
- a CDS encoding PLP-dependent aminotransferase family protein, whose product MADRGSMGGGQRAGGAWELLLPAVAAPARQRGRALQSALREAVRSGRLAVGTRLPSSRELAADLGVSRGLVTEAYEQLTAEGYLRSSRGAGTWVGDAVRAAVTPAAHDLAPRSPRVRVDFRPGTPDLSLFPRAAWAAAYKTVLSRLPHGELGYPDPRGLPELRTALAALLTRRRGAVADPERLVVCSGVAQAMTLVGAVLRERGTRAVGVEDPGSPEHGALFAAAGLRTVGLPLDGEGPAMGPLVASGVRAVVTTPAHQFPTGIGFSARRRTELLDWARTVDGYVVEDDYDGDFRYDRAPVGALQGLDPERVVYAGSVSKSLAPGLRLGWLLLPEELTAEAVERKRTMDLGNPALDQAVFADFVVRGGYDRQLRRCQRVYRERRDVLVAQLDAAFPGTEISGIAAGLHIIARLPPDCGHAPEFVARAARAGVGLRTLDDYGTGGAGSAEPGTRRSSTAEPGTGTSSTAGTGVPGTGARIVRPCGDGVPLVLGYAHLAPSDIARGVRLLAGVAGR is encoded by the coding sequence ATGGCGGATCGGGGGTCCATGGGCGGAGGTCAGCGGGCCGGAGGTGCCTGGGAGTTGCTGCTCCCCGCGGTCGCCGCACCGGCGCGGCAGCGGGGCCGGGCCCTTCAGTCGGCGCTGCGGGAGGCGGTCCGGTCGGGCCGGCTGGCGGTGGGGACGCGGCTGCCGTCGAGCCGTGAGCTGGCCGCGGATCTGGGCGTGTCACGCGGTCTGGTGACCGAGGCGTACGAGCAGTTGACGGCCGAGGGGTATCTGCGCAGCAGCCGGGGCGCGGGCACGTGGGTGGGCGACGCGGTGCGCGCGGCCGTCACGCCGGCCGCGCACGACCTGGCGCCCCGCTCGCCCAGAGTGCGTGTCGACTTCCGGCCCGGCACACCGGATCTGTCGCTGTTCCCGCGCGCGGCGTGGGCGGCGGCGTACAAGACCGTCCTGTCCCGGCTCCCCCACGGTGAGCTGGGATATCCCGACCCGCGCGGGCTGCCGGAGCTGCGGACGGCGCTGGCCGCGCTGCTGACGCGGCGGCGCGGGGCGGTGGCGGATCCCGAGCGGCTGGTGGTGTGCTCGGGCGTGGCGCAGGCGATGACGCTGGTCGGTGCGGTCCTGCGGGAGCGCGGGACGCGGGCCGTCGGGGTGGAGGACCCGGGCAGCCCGGAGCACGGGGCGCTGTTCGCGGCGGCCGGGTTGCGCACGGTGGGACTGCCCCTGGACGGGGAGGGGCCGGCGATGGGGCCGCTGGTGGCCTCGGGGGTGCGGGCGGTGGTGACCACGCCGGCGCACCAGTTCCCGACGGGCATCGGTTTCTCGGCGCGGCGCCGTACCGAACTGCTCGACTGGGCGCGGACGGTGGACGGCTATGTCGTCGAGGACGACTACGACGGTGACTTCCGGTACGACAGGGCGCCCGTGGGCGCTCTGCAGGGGCTGGATCCGGAACGGGTGGTGTACGCGGGGTCGGTGAGCAAGTCACTGGCTCCGGGGCTGCGGCTCGGGTGGCTGCTGCTGCCGGAGGAGCTGACGGCGGAGGCCGTGGAGCGCAAGCGCACCATGGACCTCGGGAACCCGGCCCTGGACCAGGCCGTGTTCGCGGACTTCGTCGTGCGCGGCGGCTACGACCGGCAGCTGCGGCGCTGCCAGCGCGTGTACCGGGAGCGGCGCGACGTGCTCGTCGCGCAGCTGGACGCGGCGTTCCCCGGTACGGAGATCAGCGGCATCGCGGCGGGTCTGCACATCATCGCGCGGCTGCCGCCCGACTGCGGCCACGCACCGGAGTTCGTCGCCCGGGCGGCGAGGGCCGGGGTGGGGCTGCGGACACTGGACGACTACGGCACGGGCGGGGCCGGCTCGGCGGAGCCGGGCACGCGGAGGAGCAGCACGGCGGAGCCCGGGACGGGGACGAGCAGCACGGCCGGGACCGGTGTGCCGGGAACGGGCGCGCGAATCGTGCGGCCGTGCGGCGACGGCGTCCCGCTGGTGCTGGGTTACGCGCATCTCGCACCGTCCGACATCGCCCGCGGCGTGCGTCTGCTGGCCGGGGTGGCGGGCCGCTAG